The sequence tgtttggacactcattctgacggatccattggtgagcaagagatggaatgctacatttcctCAAATCTGGAAACAGAACAggaaatgatttattaatgtgcACAGTGAAAAAATGTATACTATCAGAATGTGTCTGTTGTCACTATAGCTGACCTCTCCGTAAATTCAGTGAAATGTTGTTGGCTTATGCAGCGAATTTGTGTGACCAACTTAAAAAGAAGCTAAATCTGCATGGGCTTGTgcagattcctattgaaatgactggattttactTGCAAAATTAAATGTGAGCGCAACGTAACACTGAGAATCTCAACAATCTACAGTCCTGCATGGGATCTACAAAAGGAAGCATTTCTAAACTACCAGAAATCATTATTGCCTGTATTGAATGCACAACTAACCAGCCTGCTGATCACAGTACCatctaaaatacaaaatatgctaTTTCCCAGAGTCTAAGCAATATAAAAGAGTCCACTGGGGTTGAGCTGGATGGATCAGAGCTGGACACGTTGGAGTCTTTAAACAGTTTACAGGCTCAGATCCCAGGTTAGGTCATGTTGGCGTTTCCTGGGAAGTGGTTTGTACGCGATCGGAAGGCTGTCACGCCGCCAGCCTGCTGTTGTTTGTCTGCAGTGGGCTCCAGGACGCCGAGTGCTGAGAGGGTTCCTGAGAATATGACCGTCCCTCACAGCACGGCTGGTTCTCCTCTTTAGGGATGCCCACGGCACACAAACGTCGATGCCGTAGTAACCGGTCGGTTCTGGAAAAGTTCTGTGTGATGGAAGTGGTTCAGAGTTAGCctcttttttttacatgaaattgTTCTTTTGGACATGCTTTTAATGAACTGATTGACTGATTCTCAGTCTCTAAAGAGTTTCCCAAAAGCACCAGCATGCCACTGAAAGTGTTCTTTTCTTGTGACTAATGTTTTATCATTATACTTCTGTAATCACTGTTTTCAAGTATATACATTacattgtgtatgtatgtataaaaataCACCACAGTTCAAAAGTTACAAAAGTAATATTTGTTTATGGTGATGTTCAAGGTAGCaaatatttgatcagaaataaagtaaaacagtattactgtgaaatattactatgtaatttattcctgtgatacaaagctgtattttcagcaacattactccagtgttcagagtcacatggtccttcagaaattattttgatATGCAGTTTTGGCACTCAAGAAACAtcttataattatcaatgtttaaaaaaacagcctttttctcaggactcttatatgaatagaaattagaacatttatttgaaacagattttTTTCCATAATGTtattgtcagttttgatcaaatcaatgcatcctggttgaataaaagtattaaatttgttaaaaaaagaaaatatatatattattgacctcaaacttttaaatggtagcatAAACATCCAGTTTGCAGACCATAACAGACTCAGATCATGATTTTTGCAAGCTGAAATGTCCTACTAGCTTGAAATCAACATTGTGTCAAGTTTATTACATAATGAAGGCATATGCATTAAGATTTTGTTAAAAATCAGCGGTCACAATAAAAGCAGTCATAAGATAAAAGGCAAAATCAACATGAATGCAAAACTCACTGTATTTTCTTTCTTAATACACATTTCTAGTcttattgaatgaatgaatgtgtgaatTGCTTtcaatgaactgaactgaattattGAGCACTATTGATTAGTTATCAgtgtttattaatcatttaaaataaaaaactgtctaAATGTAATATCGTGCTTTAACTCTTTTTTGTTTAGCTagctatctttttttttatcaaaactgcTTTAACTGCTTCTTGCAATTCTTGCAAAATGACCATTTTAATGATCAAATTTATACACAATCAAGCTTTTGCTCCttaaatatcctgtttcactTCAAAATATGTCATAAATCTGACCATAAAAAGCCCCCATTTGTTGCCAGACACTATAAATTGCAGTTCTACTATCTTAAAGACATACATTTATGCACGTAATAGGCAAACAGCAAGCTCCCTGTGAATACAAAAGCCTGTGTTTGTTATGTCTCACCTGTTGGCAGCGGTCACACTGATAAGGCTTCTCACCGCTGTGAACACGCTTATGTCTGTCCAGGTGGTAGCGTTGAATAAACCTCATGTCACACATATCACACCCGAATGGCTTTTCCCctaaatcaacacacacacacacacacacagatgtacaCACAATTACTTCATGCATCTCTTTGTATGAAACGTAAGATGGTGTGAGAGCAGAAAGACTCATGGCGCACCCGTATGGGTGAGAATGTGCCGTTTGAGGTGGTAGCTACTGCGGAAAGCACTGTAGCAGTGTTCACATATGAAGTTCTTCTGCACTTGAGAGCTGAGTGAGTTATCGTCATTAACATCAGGAATCTCCACCTTCACATCACAAACAGAAGAAAAGAGGATTGGGTCAGAATACGAGCTGAAGTGTGTAAATGTGATAAACAGGCAGACTCTGCAGATACTGCATACAGACTGAACACATGCCTGGGGTTTTTCTCTCATTTTGGTGGGAAGTCCAGACTTCCTGTTCTTCTTCTTTGGCTGCACGTTCTGGCTGACTTGAATGTCTTTTTCATCCAAGAGCCTGGATGAGTGAAACTCTCCATCCTTGCGGATGAGCTGTTCAAAAACAGTATATAAGTCAACGGTTTGAAAGCAAATTATTTCGTAATATATGAAGTtaacaaatgtaaatgtttgatTTAAATCTGTGCagagttatatataaaaatatatatcaagcCTGTAGAATTAAAcatacactacttttcaaaagtttggaatcggaaagataaaaaaaaatgtttattgatagTCTTTTATGTATTCCAAGGTtgaattcatttgatcaaaaatacagtcaaactataatattgtgaaatattattatgatgtaaaataaccgttttctattttaatttattttaaaataaaatttattttaaacacttctTATTAATACCAGTGTTGGAAAtattgcttaatatatttgtggaaacagtgtttatttttttttaggattctttgatgaattgaaagttctaataaaagaataaagaaatcttttgtaaccttataaatgtctttattgtcaactgatatatttaatgaatccttgatgAATAGAAGTATTAAGTAGTATTCTTTCTGTCAAAAATTCTTACTGATCCcaaccttttgaacagtagttcaaTACATTTGTGCACTTGGTAGTTTTTATCCAAATAAAGCAATTCACATTGCATTCAAGTCAcatattttatcatttcatgctttccctgggaattgaacccatgaccttagcATTGGCTACAGGACTCTATGGAAGACtttcaaaatttaaatgaatagttcaccccaaatatTCATTCCAAACCAATATGTCTTTCTTTCCCAACACAAATCATGTCTTTGTCTCTTACCAATGGTGGGCAGCTGACTCCTGAGGGAAGCACCATGAGGCCGTGTTGGCTGTGTGTGTTCTGGTTGTGGCTGTGGCTGTGATTGTTTTCTCTCTGTCCCTGGCCCAGATGAGAGCCCATCTTCTTATGGCTGGGCATGGAGCTGGCCTGCATAAGTGCCATGCTGGACAGCACTGCTTCACAGCCAAGCAACCCAGCCTGTGAGAAATACAACCACAAGCATACACATCTGTTCAAAAAGGCACTCATCTAATGAGTTGGAAATTTATCTTGAAATTTGACAAATGTGACCCAGTTAACTCTTCACAGTCACGATGTGTCAGATTAATTCAGAGACCAAACTTATGCAAATATGTCAAGAGCATGCTCAGgtcattttacaataataataatgtcaccttaatgatcctaaaaatacataatttatgcaaaaataaaatctctttttaacattaagattattgcattatgatatttttataaCAATTATGCACATTTTCCCCACAATTCACAGTACCGTATTATTCACAAAGGTCGTTCTCATTACTGCAAAATAGTCTATTGTCAATGTACTGCAGTAAAATTATCATATaaggatatatatttttaatactacAACTATGTGAAACGTGCTTAAATGTCATGAAAAATTTTTTAGGGCCATTTAGGCATTAGGCATTTTTAATCACGCAAAATATAGTTTGGAGTATAAATATAATCCAGACACATTCTTGACAGCTTTTGTAAGATCCAGCTCATTACTTGTAAACAATCTCTACATTTTGTGTCAAGTCATGCTGTGGAAGTAAATTACAAAGAGTTTAATACACAAAAACgggaagcaaaacaaaaaaatgaaggcATTCTTTTTCAAACAAATGTGGACAAATTCAGAAAATGCAaatgaagaagagaaaaaaaaacacactgaccCATTTCATGTGATCTCTCACTGAGCTGTTGGAAACGTGTGACATCGCAGtggtgagagtgtatgtgtgtgtgagagtgtatgtatgtgtgtgtgttggggtacAGAGGGCTTCGCTTGGGGCAGGGAGAGTGTTTAGAGACCACACAAGCCCCAACCATCAGGGGCCCAAGCCTGGAAACAGAAGGGAGTGGGGGTATAAAGCCAGGGTAATATCCATCTCTGTCTATGATGTTGCCACACATCTACCCCACCACTAACAGAAGCTGTCAACCATGGACAAATCCCAGCTTTTATTTGCTTGAATCAGACATTTTCCATGTCTGCATTGCCAAGCCTTTGTTTATGTAGGCTTATGGGGCTGTGTTTTTAAGCCATAAGAATTTGGCTTCAGACTGGTGTCAAGAGTCCCTAAATGATATCTGGAAACAAACCAGGTCAAAACTGAAACTGAGTGGAGTGGATTATCATTGGTTCTGTCAAACTGAAATGGTAGGAATACATCCAAGCATTTATGCCCTGTTGATTTTGGATTTGGTCGGTCAGATTCTGGGACTCACTGcaataaaaacagatttatttCAACCACCCTCTTACCTTCCATCACTTATTCCTGTGCATAAGTCCGACTAACTCACCATCAAAGATCCAGATAAACACAACTATAAatcatgaatgaataaaataaggGCACGGAAGCCACTGGACAATGAAAGCAATTGCACTGCTACAAAATGAACATAGCATGCTTGCAATGACATTTAGATCCAGGTGAGTTGGTGAATAATGCATGTTGAGTTTTCCATTTTTTTGGCAAGTGAGGGGATTTGGCAACCGACAGGGTCCTGAAGGTTAAATTAATTCCAGGggataaaaaattaaatcacatCATTCTTATCACATGGCAAACAGATAGCAGTCTGAAGCAAACCAAGCCAAAGAAAACAAACTTCACAAGAAAAACTCTATTGCATGTAATACACTCGTTTATATCCAATTTAGCCTGTCATTTTAGGCAATATGTGCTTATTAGAAACTATGATATATGTATGCCAATTAAAGAAAGTATTAACCCGCTCAGACCAACTGACTGTTACATTGGACATCActtgtatgttgttgttttttacggCACAAAATATGACATAATTACACAGATTCATATAACAGTCAATATTATATGCAACATGAATCGAAAGGTTGCAGGTCTGAACCACAAAGAGCTTTTAATAATCTTCAATGTGTTTACAAACATACATGTTTAGCTTTACTTGCTCCCAAGAGTTAAATtcataataaacattaatttaaatgtaactactattaaaatttaatacgcatacatttcacaaaaaaacacGTGATTTAAAAACAACTTGAAAGTACAATAATGTAACATtagcattattaaaatacattttataaattgttCACAACCAATGTCCGTTGCAATGAAATaacttaactatatatatatgtccgaATAATATGCtatgatatataataatatatggcTAAAACATATATGaagatataatatataaaataaaatcaatatagcCTATAGTCGTATTATTTGTGTCTGGAACAGAATTCAGGTCTGAACGGGTTGAAAGTAACAAAGTGCACGAATTCAGATATTTGTAATGTCAGTATCGGAGTCGAATTGATTTGTGTTCAGTCTGAAGTGTAAACACATTACTGAAGTAAACTCCTCATTCATCCTGCAGCACAACAGGGCGTGAGTTCACGGTCTGTTTAACTTCACATTTAAATCCTTTTGATA is a genomic window of Carassius carassius chromosome 46, fCarCar2.1, whole genome shotgun sequence containing:
- the LOC132129709 gene encoding zinc finger protein 740-like isoform X2; translated protein: MALMQASSMPSHKKMGSHLGQGQRENNHSHSHNQNTHSQHGLMVLPSGVSCPPLLIRKDGEFHSSRLLDEKDIQVSQNVQPKKKNRKSGLPTKMREKPQVEIPDVNDDNSLSSQVQKNFICEHCYSAFRSSYHLKRHILTHTGEKPFGCDMCDMRFIQRYHLDRHKRVHSGEKPYQCDRCQQNFSRTDRLLRHRRLCAVGIPKEENQPCCEGRSYSQEPSQHSASWSPLQTNNSRLAA
- the LOC132129709 gene encoding zinc finger protein 740-like isoform X1, producing MSHVSNSSVRDHMKWAGLLGCEAVLSSMALMQASSMPSHKKMGSHLGQGQRENNHSHSHNQNTHSQHGLMVLPSGVSCPPLLIRKDGEFHSSRLLDEKDIQVSQNVQPKKKNRKSGLPTKMREKPQVEIPDVNDDNSLSSQVQKNFICEHCYSAFRSSYHLKRHILTHTGEKPFGCDMCDMRFIQRYHLDRHKRVHSGEKPYQCDRCQQNFSRTDRLLRHRRLCAVGIPKEENQPCCEGRSYSQEPSQHSASWSPLQTNNSRLAA